In one window of Candidatus Neomarinimicrobiota bacterium DNA:
- a CDS encoding MBL fold metallo-hydrolase: MSEPKARADRIQPLTPWLYHWTVPDDRIDNYRSDAYAVLTPEGLILIDPLPLTDKAQATLENVAAIYLTGGQHQRSAWRYRNALGVPVYAPEGAAELEEEPDQWYRDGDSLPGGFTTIQIHGMGSSFALLMETEGGSGALFCGDLLIRASNEPFQLLPDRFMDDPARVRESAEKLAQIQIEILCSAHGEPCVTGCGKAIREALEKRKASK, encoded by the coding sequence GTGTCCGAACCTAAAGCCAGGGCGGACCGCATCCAGCCCCTCACACCGTGGTTATATCATTGGACGGTCCCTGACGACCGCATCGATAACTACCGCAGCGACGCCTATGCAGTCCTGACGCCCGAGGGGCTGATCCTCATCGATCCCCTACCGCTGACTGATAAGGCTCAGGCTACCTTGGAAAATGTGGCGGCGATATACCTTACCGGCGGTCAACACCAGCGCTCGGCCTGGCGCTATCGCAACGCTCTAGGAGTGCCGGTGTATGCTCCGGAGGGAGCGGCGGAGCTGGAAGAGGAGCCGGATCAGTGGTACCGCGATGGTGATTCCCTGCCCGGCGGATTCACGACTATCCAGATCCATGGAATGGGTAGCAGCTTCGCCCTCCTCATGGAAACGGAGGGTGGCTCCGGAGCCCTGTTCTGTGGTGATCTACTCATCCGGGCTTCCAATGAGCCCTTTCAGCTGCTGCCGGACAGGTTCATGGATGATCCCGCCCGGGTCCGGGAGAGTGCCGAAAAACTGGCTCAGATCCAGATTGAGATTCTCTGCTCGGCCCACGGCGAACCGTGTGTGACGGGATGTGGGAAGGCGATAAGGGAAGCATTGGAAAAGAGAAAAGCGAGCAAGTAG
- a CDS encoding ribonuclease HII: protein MAQLVAGIDEAGRGPLAGPVVAAAVILDPQRPIEGLADSKRLTAKRRAVLYDVIFDRATAVGIGESQRREIDRRNIFQATIAAMQRAVDVLKPQPDHLLIDGRNIRLEHPSQETVVDGDETVPAICAASIIAKVYRDRLMAEYHKVYPEYGFDRHKGYGTKAHFQALATHGACPIHRQSFRPVKRHLPRWHQLKDRQTLGQLGERLAATYLIENGYTIRELNYHAVHLGELDIIAQRGGITVICEVKSQVPGGWGEPEMQIGVTKRDRIMAAAQKYCTEKGIDSEVRFDVISVKFTKAGPSIAHQPDTIRAD from the coding sequence ATGGCACAGCTCGTCGCTGGCATTGACGAGGCCGGTCGGGGGCCGTTGGCCGGGCCGGTAGTTGCAGCGGCGGTCATCCTGGACCCTCAGCGGCCTATCGAAGGACTGGCTGACTCCAAGCGTCTGACAGCTAAACGCCGAGCGGTGTTGTACGATGTGATTTTTGACCGGGCTACCGCCGTGGGAATCGGGGAGAGCCAGCGCCGAGAGATCGACCGTCGGAACATCTTTCAGGCCACCATCGCCGCCATGCAGCGCGCTGTTGACGTCCTCAAACCTCAGCCGGACCACCTCCTCATTGACGGCCGGAATATCCGCCTGGAGCATCCCTCCCAGGAAACCGTGGTGGACGGTGATGAGACCGTGCCGGCCATCTGCGCCGCCTCCATCATAGCCAAGGTCTATCGGGACCGCCTCATGGCCGAATACCACAAGGTGTACCCCGAATACGGCTTCGACCGTCACAAGGGCTACGGCACCAAGGCCCACTTTCAGGCCCTGGCTACACACGGTGCCTGTCCTATTCACCGCCAGTCCTTCCGGCCTGTGAAGCGGCACCTGCCCCGATGGCACCAGCTGAAGGATCGCCAGACTTTAGGCCAGCTGGGAGAGCGCCTGGCGGCCACCTACTTGATTGAGAACGGCTACACCATCCGGGAGCTGAACTATCACGCGGTTCACCTGGGAGAGCTGGATATCATTGCCCAGCGTGGGGGCATCACCGTTATCTGCGAAGTGAAGTCCCAGGTTCCTGGTGGGTGGGGAGAACCTGAAATGCAGATAGGGGTGACAAAGCGGGACCGGATTATGGCCGCCGCCCAGAAATACTGTACTGAAAAAGGGATCGACTCCGAGGTGCGATTCGATGTAATATCCGTTAAGTTTACCAAGGCTGGTCCTAGCATAGCACACCAACCTGACACTATTCGTGCAGATTAG